Proteins from one Rosa chinensis cultivar Old Blush chromosome 7, RchiOBHm-V2, whole genome shotgun sequence genomic window:
- the LOC112177112 gene encoding general negative regulator of transcription subunit 3 isoform X1 yields MGASRKLQGEIDRVLKKVQEGVDVFDSIWNKVYDTDNANQKEKFEADLKKEIKKLQRYRDQIKTWIQSSEIKDKKVSASYEQALVDARKLIEREMERFKICEKETKTKAFSKEGLGQQPKTDPKEKAKSETRDWINTVVGELESQIDSFEAEIEGVSVKKGKGRPPRLTHLETSITRHKAHIMKLELILRLLDNDELSPEQVNDVKDFLEDYVERNQEDFDEFSEVDELYSTLPLDKVESLEDIVPPGLVKGAPMLGLKTSLAASASQMPPIVITTNQPSTPVQEPVEDTVSQDNSNPDNIARTPPPKSSALGSAASTPTGNHATPVSLNVSSLSLPGVPTVSAVAGSNAVRGVTENAGAARSPSPVSLSPSVKEEEVASFPGRRASPSLSDTGVVRGIGRGGLTGQIPSSIPLSSSTVVPSNNALGAVPSATDVAKRNILGADERLGSSGVVQSLVSPLSNRMILPQASKPSDGTGPVDSSNTSEATAIPGRAFSPSMVSGMQWRPGNSFPNQNEAGLFRGRTEIAPDQREKFLQRLQQVQQQGHSTILSMPTLAGGNSKQFSTQQQNPLLQQFNSASSSVPSQAGMGLGVGLGTVSSTALQQQLNSIHQQSPQANPQALMSSGPKEADAGHPKVEDQQQQNLPDDSTSESAPSSGLVKNLMNEDDMKASYAIDSLTGVSSSLTESSQVPRDIDLSPGQPLQSSQPSASLGVIGRRSVSDLGAIGDNLSGSTANSGAMHDQLYNLQMLEAAYYKLPQPKDSERARSYTPRHPAITPPSYPQVQAPIVNNPAFWERLGSEQYSTDTLFFAFYYQQNTYQQYLAAKELKKQSWRYHRKYNTWFQRHEEPKVATDEYEQGTYVYFDFHIANDDLQHGWCQRIKTEFTFEYNYLEDELIV; encoded by the exons ATGGGGGCGAGCCGGAAGCTCCAGGGCGAGATCGACCGGGTTCTCAAGAAGGTCCAAGAAGGCGTGGATGTGTTCGACAGCATTTGGAATAAG GTTTATGACACAGATAATGCGAACCAGAAGGAGAAGTTTGAGGCCGACTTGAAGAAGGAGATTAAGAAGCTCCAGCGGTACAGGGACCAAATCAAGACTTGGATTCAGTCCAGTGAaatcaaggataagaag GTGAGTGCCTCATACGAGCAGGCTCTGGTGGATGCTCGGAAGCTTATTGAGCGTGAAATGGAAAGGTTTAAGATATGCGAAAAGGAgaccaaaaccaaagctttttCTAAAGAGGGATTGGGCCAACAACCAAAAACT GATCCGAAGGAGAAGGCTAAATCAGAGACAAGGGATTGGATAAACACTGTG GTAGGGGAGTTGGAATCTCAGATTGACAGCTTTGAAGCTGAGATTGAGGGGGTATCAGTCAAGAAAGGAAAGGGCAGACCGCCTAGACTG ACCCATCTAGAGACATCTATTACCCGGCATAAGGCTCATATAATGAAGTTGGAACTGATCTTAAGGTTATTGGATAATGATGAACTCAGTCCTGAGCAGGTCAATGATGTCAAAGACTTTTTGGAAGACTATGTTGAACGTAATCAG GAGGACTTTGATGAGTTTAGTGAAGTTGATGAGCTTTACAGTACCTTACCATTAGACAAGGTGGAGTCCCTTGAAGATATTGTTCCTCCTGGTCTTGTCAAG GGTGCACCGATGCTTGGCTTGAAGACTTCTTTGGCAGCATCAGCATCTCAAATGCCT CCCATTGTTATTACCACTAACCAACCAAGTACTCCTGTACAAGAGCCGGTTGAGGATACAGTTTCCCAGGATAACAGTAATCCTGATAACATTGCTAGAACTCCACCTCCTAAAAGCAGTGCACTTGGTTCTGCTGCATCAACACCAACTGGGAATCATGCAACTCCTGTCTCTTTGAATGTTTCATCTCTCAGTTTGCCTGGTGTACCAACTGTTTCAGCTGTTGCTGGTTCAAATGCTGTTCGTGGTGTCACAGAGAATGCAGGGGCTGCTCGTTCTCCATCTCCTGTAAGTCTGTCTCCTTCTGTGAAGGAAGAAGAAGTAGCAAGCTTCCCTGGACGTAGAGCATCACCATCACTTTCTGATACTGGAGTTGTGAGAGGCATTGGTAGAGGTGGCCTCACTGGCCAGATCCCATCTAGCATACCTCTTAGTTCGAGCACTGTGGTTCCTAGTAATAATGCCCTGGGTGCAGTCCCCTCTGCTACTGATGTAGCAAAGAGAAATATTTTGGGAGCTGATGAGAGACTTGGAAGTAGTGGTGTGGTACAGTCTCTTGTTTCCCCTCTGAGCAACCGGATGATCTTGCCTCAGGCTTCCAAACCCAGTGATGGAACTGGGCCAGTTGATTCTAGTAATACAAGTGAGGCTACTGCTATACCTGGCCGAGCATTTTCCCCTTCTATGGTCTCTGGCATGCAATGGAGGCCCGGAAATTCCTTCCCAAACCAGAATGAAGCG GGATTGTTTCGTGGAAGAACGGAAATAGCACCTGATCAGAGGGAGAAGTTCTTGCAGCGGCTCCAGCAAGTGCAGCAACAAGGTCACAGTACCATTCTTAGCATGCCCACTCTTGCTGGTGGAAATTCTAAGCAGTTTTCTACTCAGCAGCAGAATCCACTCTTGCAACAG TTTAATTCTGCAAGCTCATCTGTACCTTCTCAAGCTGGCATGGGACTTGGGGTAGGTCTTGGGACTGTTTCATCTACTGCCTTACAGCAGCAGCTAAATTCCATCCACCAACAGTCTCCACAGGCTAATCCACAGGCATTGATGTCAAGTGGACCAAAAGAAGCTG ATGCTGGTCATCCAAAAGTTGAGGACCAGCAGCAACAGAATCTTCCTGATGACTCGACGTCTGAATCTGCTCCTAGTTCTGGGCTCGTAAAGAATCTAATGAATGAGGATGATATGAAAGCCTCATATGCAATTGATTCTCTG ACTGGCGTTTCTAGCTCTTTGACTGAGTCTTCTCAAGTACCTCGAGATATCGATCTCTCTCCTGGGCAACCTTTGCAGTCGAGTCAACCTTCTGCTAGCCTTGGTGTTATTGGCCGAAGAAGTGTTTCTGATCTTGGTGCAATTGGCGATAACCTCTCCGGATCAACTGCCAATTCTGGGGCAATGCATGATCAGTTGTATAATTTGCAGATGCTTGAGGCTGCTTATTACAAACTTCCACAACCCAAAGACTCTGAACGTGCAAGAAGCTACACTCCA AGGCACCCTGCAATAACTCCTCCTAGCTATCCCCAAGTTCAAGCACCTATAGTTAATAATCCTGCTTTCTGGGAACGTTTGGGTTCTGAACAGTATTCTACTGATACACTGTTCTTTGCATTTTACTATCAGCAG AACACTTACCAGCAATATTTGGCTGCCAAAGAGTTGAAGAAGCAATCTTGGAGATACCACAGGAAATACAACACTTGGTTTCAACGACACGAAGAGCCAAAAGTTGCTACTGATGAATATGAACAGGGTACATATGTGTACTTTGACTTCCATATTGCCAATGATGATCTACAACATGGATG GTGTCAAAGGATCAAAACCGAGTTTACCTTTGAATATAACTATCTTGAAGATGAACTTATCGTATAG
- the LOC112180027 gene encoding rhodanese-like domain-containing protein 8, chloroplastic isoform X1, producing MRGCFPAPAFISGAASSAITQIVWGRRKDPLFQFSVWSSTSSCLVYNSNKHAERRRRRWLSLSEATSRGRGGLQQQQCECESESREDNEWVVVNFYQFVLIKDAEAEVAKHLNFLKGRDIRGRIYVNEQGINAQVLLSSFNRNENCLLAHTVLVYAQYSGPSRDALAYVEWVREDERFANCLVQISAAPTGHAFPKLKLRYKPSLVQLEGGISHLPLLDPSMRATPLAPSEWRKRLEAANGSTTADASTQNPRPNYILLDVRNGYEWDIGHFSGARRPDVDCFRSTSFGLCQPEVIAADPLANVDKETDILMYCTGGIRCDVYSTILRQQGFQNLYTLKGGVSHYLKNEGPLQWVGNLFVFDSRLSLPPAAYKPEAITEPNRVEVSENNTFARCYICGLEVCELRHRNCANLDCNLLYLCCMNCVEDLRGCCCSKCTTAPRLRPVLQGPHRYEKWHTYRDLISQSKSTA from the exons atgagagGGTGTTTCCCGGCGCCGGCGTTCATCTCCGGTGCGGCGAGCTCCGCAATCACTCAAATTgtttggggaagaagaaaagatcCGTTGTTTCAATTCTCAGTCTGGTCCTCAACTTCGTCTTGCTTAGTCTATAATAGCAATAAGCATGCTGAGCGGAGACGAAGGCGGTGGCTTTCGTTATCAGAAGCAACAAGTAGAGGGAGAGGTGGACTACAGCAGCAACAATGCGAGTGTGAAAGTGAAAGCAGAGAAGATAATGAATGGGTGGTGGTCAATTTTTACCAGTTTGTGTTGATCAAAGACGCGGAGGCAGAAGTGGCCAAGCATCTCAATTTCTTGAAGGGGCGTGATATACGTGGGCGGATATATGTGAATGAACAAGGGATAAATGCGCAGGTattgctttcaagtttcaatagGAATGAAAATTGCTTGCTAGCTCATACAGTTTTGGTTTATGCGCAGTACAGTGGGCCGTCAAGAGACGCGCTTGCTTATGTTGAATGGGTGAGAGAGGATGAGAGATTTGCCAACTGCTTGGTGCAGATTTCTGCAGCACCAACTGGGCATGCCTTTCCAAAACTCAAGCTGCGGTATAAGCCTTCACTGGTTCAG TTAGAAGGAGGTATTAGTCATCTTCCTTTGCTGGACCCTTCAATGCGAGCTACACCTCTAGCACCATCCGAGTGGAGGAAAAGATTGGAGGCAGCGAACGGCAGCACTACTGCTGATGCATCAACTCAAAATCCTAGACCAAACTATATTCTATTGGATGTTAGAAACG GTTATGAGTGGGATATTGGTCATTTCAGTGGGGCTCGACGGCCAGATGTGGACTGCTTCAGGAGCACTTCGTTTGGGCTATGCCAACCAGAG GTCATTGCTGCAGATCCGTTAGCCAACGTTGATAAAGAAACAGATATATTGATGTATTGCACTGGAGGTATCCGTTGTGATGTATATTCCACGATCCTAAG ACAACAGGGCTTTCAAAATTTATACACCTTAAAGGGGGGTGTCTCTCATTACCTAAAAAATGAAGGTCCTCTCCAGTGGGTTGGgaatttgtttgtgtttgactcCCGTCTTTCTCTCCCACCTGCTGCCTACAAGCCTGAAGCCATAACTGAACCAAACAGAGTTGAAGTTTCAGAGAACAATACATTTGCCAGATGCTATATATGTGGTTTAGAAGTCTGTGAGTTACGGCATCGAAACTGCGCAAATCTTGACTGCAACCTACTTTATCT ATGCTGTATGAACTGTGTTGAGGATTTAAGAGGATGTTGCTGTTCAAAGTGCACAACTGCTCCTCGACTTAGACCTGTTCTTCAGGGTCCCCATAGATATGAAAAATGGCACACGTACCGGGATTTGATATCACAAAGCAAGTCGACAGCTTGA
- the LOC112177112 gene encoding general negative regulator of transcription subunit 3 isoform X2, producing MGASRKLQGEIDRVLKKVQEGVDVFDSIWNKVYDTDNANQKEKFEADLKKEIKKLQRYRDQIKTWIQSSEIKDKKVSASYEQALVDARKLIEREMERFKICEKETKTKAFSKEGLGQQPKTDPKEKAKSETRDWINTVVGELESQIDSFEAEIEGVSVKKGKGRPPRLTHLETSITRHKAHIMKLELILRLLDNDELSPEQVNDVKDFLEDYVERNQEDFDEFSEVDELYSTLPLDKVESLEDIVPPGLVKPIVITTNQPSTPVQEPVEDTVSQDNSNPDNIARTPPPKSSALGSAASTPTGNHATPVSLNVSSLSLPGVPTVSAVAGSNAVRGVTENAGAARSPSPVSLSPSVKEEEVASFPGRRASPSLSDTGVVRGIGRGGLTGQIPSSIPLSSSTVVPSNNALGAVPSATDVAKRNILGADERLGSSGVVQSLVSPLSNRMILPQASKPSDGTGPVDSSNTSEATAIPGRAFSPSMVSGMQWRPGNSFPNQNEAGLFRGRTEIAPDQREKFLQRLQQVQQQGHSTILSMPTLAGGNSKQFSTQQQNPLLQQFNSASSSVPSQAGMGLGVGLGTVSSTALQQQLNSIHQQSPQANPQALMSSGPKEADAGHPKVEDQQQQNLPDDSTSESAPSSGLVKNLMNEDDMKASYAIDSLTGVSSSLTESSQVPRDIDLSPGQPLQSSQPSASLGVIGRRSVSDLGAIGDNLSGSTANSGAMHDQLYNLQMLEAAYYKLPQPKDSERARSYTPRHPAITPPSYPQVQAPIVNNPAFWERLGSEQYSTDTLFFAFYYQQNTYQQYLAAKELKKQSWRYHRKYNTWFQRHEEPKVATDEYEQGTYVYFDFHIANDDLQHGWCQRIKTEFTFEYNYLEDELIV from the exons ATGGGGGCGAGCCGGAAGCTCCAGGGCGAGATCGACCGGGTTCTCAAGAAGGTCCAAGAAGGCGTGGATGTGTTCGACAGCATTTGGAATAAG GTTTATGACACAGATAATGCGAACCAGAAGGAGAAGTTTGAGGCCGACTTGAAGAAGGAGATTAAGAAGCTCCAGCGGTACAGGGACCAAATCAAGACTTGGATTCAGTCCAGTGAaatcaaggataagaag GTGAGTGCCTCATACGAGCAGGCTCTGGTGGATGCTCGGAAGCTTATTGAGCGTGAAATGGAAAGGTTTAAGATATGCGAAAAGGAgaccaaaaccaaagctttttCTAAAGAGGGATTGGGCCAACAACCAAAAACT GATCCGAAGGAGAAGGCTAAATCAGAGACAAGGGATTGGATAAACACTGTG GTAGGGGAGTTGGAATCTCAGATTGACAGCTTTGAAGCTGAGATTGAGGGGGTATCAGTCAAGAAAGGAAAGGGCAGACCGCCTAGACTG ACCCATCTAGAGACATCTATTACCCGGCATAAGGCTCATATAATGAAGTTGGAACTGATCTTAAGGTTATTGGATAATGATGAACTCAGTCCTGAGCAGGTCAATGATGTCAAAGACTTTTTGGAAGACTATGTTGAACGTAATCAG GAGGACTTTGATGAGTTTAGTGAAGTTGATGAGCTTTACAGTACCTTACCATTAGACAAGGTGGAGTCCCTTGAAGATATTGTTCCTCCTGGTCTTGTCAAG CCCATTGTTATTACCACTAACCAACCAAGTACTCCTGTACAAGAGCCGGTTGAGGATACAGTTTCCCAGGATAACAGTAATCCTGATAACATTGCTAGAACTCCACCTCCTAAAAGCAGTGCACTTGGTTCTGCTGCATCAACACCAACTGGGAATCATGCAACTCCTGTCTCTTTGAATGTTTCATCTCTCAGTTTGCCTGGTGTACCAACTGTTTCAGCTGTTGCTGGTTCAAATGCTGTTCGTGGTGTCACAGAGAATGCAGGGGCTGCTCGTTCTCCATCTCCTGTAAGTCTGTCTCCTTCTGTGAAGGAAGAAGAAGTAGCAAGCTTCCCTGGACGTAGAGCATCACCATCACTTTCTGATACTGGAGTTGTGAGAGGCATTGGTAGAGGTGGCCTCACTGGCCAGATCCCATCTAGCATACCTCTTAGTTCGAGCACTGTGGTTCCTAGTAATAATGCCCTGGGTGCAGTCCCCTCTGCTACTGATGTAGCAAAGAGAAATATTTTGGGAGCTGATGAGAGACTTGGAAGTAGTGGTGTGGTACAGTCTCTTGTTTCCCCTCTGAGCAACCGGATGATCTTGCCTCAGGCTTCCAAACCCAGTGATGGAACTGGGCCAGTTGATTCTAGTAATACAAGTGAGGCTACTGCTATACCTGGCCGAGCATTTTCCCCTTCTATGGTCTCTGGCATGCAATGGAGGCCCGGAAATTCCTTCCCAAACCAGAATGAAGCG GGATTGTTTCGTGGAAGAACGGAAATAGCACCTGATCAGAGGGAGAAGTTCTTGCAGCGGCTCCAGCAAGTGCAGCAACAAGGTCACAGTACCATTCTTAGCATGCCCACTCTTGCTGGTGGAAATTCTAAGCAGTTTTCTACTCAGCAGCAGAATCCACTCTTGCAACAG TTTAATTCTGCAAGCTCATCTGTACCTTCTCAAGCTGGCATGGGACTTGGGGTAGGTCTTGGGACTGTTTCATCTACTGCCTTACAGCAGCAGCTAAATTCCATCCACCAACAGTCTCCACAGGCTAATCCACAGGCATTGATGTCAAGTGGACCAAAAGAAGCTG ATGCTGGTCATCCAAAAGTTGAGGACCAGCAGCAACAGAATCTTCCTGATGACTCGACGTCTGAATCTGCTCCTAGTTCTGGGCTCGTAAAGAATCTAATGAATGAGGATGATATGAAAGCCTCATATGCAATTGATTCTCTG ACTGGCGTTTCTAGCTCTTTGACTGAGTCTTCTCAAGTACCTCGAGATATCGATCTCTCTCCTGGGCAACCTTTGCAGTCGAGTCAACCTTCTGCTAGCCTTGGTGTTATTGGCCGAAGAAGTGTTTCTGATCTTGGTGCAATTGGCGATAACCTCTCCGGATCAACTGCCAATTCTGGGGCAATGCATGATCAGTTGTATAATTTGCAGATGCTTGAGGCTGCTTATTACAAACTTCCACAACCCAAAGACTCTGAACGTGCAAGAAGCTACACTCCA AGGCACCCTGCAATAACTCCTCCTAGCTATCCCCAAGTTCAAGCACCTATAGTTAATAATCCTGCTTTCTGGGAACGTTTGGGTTCTGAACAGTATTCTACTGATACACTGTTCTTTGCATTTTACTATCAGCAG AACACTTACCAGCAATATTTGGCTGCCAAAGAGTTGAAGAAGCAATCTTGGAGATACCACAGGAAATACAACACTTGGTTTCAACGACACGAAGAGCCAAAAGTTGCTACTGATGAATATGAACAGGGTACATATGTGTACTTTGACTTCCATATTGCCAATGATGATCTACAACATGGATG GTGTCAAAGGATCAAAACCGAGTTTACCTTTGAATATAACTATCTTGAAGATGAACTTATCGTATAG
- the LOC112180027 gene encoding rhodanese-like domain-containing protein 8, chloroplastic isoform X2: protein MRGCFPAPAFISGAASSAITQIVWGRRKDPLFQFSVWSSTSSCLVYNSNKHAERRRRRWLSLSEATSRGRGGLQQQQCECESESREDNEWVVVNFYQFVLIKDAEAEVAKHLNFLKGRDIRGRIYVNEQGINAQYSGPSRDALAYVEWVREDERFANCLVQISAAPTGHAFPKLKLRYKPSLVQLEGGISHLPLLDPSMRATPLAPSEWRKRLEAANGSTTADASTQNPRPNYILLDVRNGYEWDIGHFSGARRPDVDCFRSTSFGLCQPEVIAADPLANVDKETDILMYCTGGIRCDVYSTILRQQGFQNLYTLKGGVSHYLKNEGPLQWVGNLFVFDSRLSLPPAAYKPEAITEPNRVEVSENNTFARCYICGLEVCELRHRNCANLDCNLLYLCCMNCVEDLRGCCCSKCTTAPRLRPVLQGPHRYEKWHTYRDLISQSKSTA, encoded by the exons atgagagGGTGTTTCCCGGCGCCGGCGTTCATCTCCGGTGCGGCGAGCTCCGCAATCACTCAAATTgtttggggaagaagaaaagatcCGTTGTTTCAATTCTCAGTCTGGTCCTCAACTTCGTCTTGCTTAGTCTATAATAGCAATAAGCATGCTGAGCGGAGACGAAGGCGGTGGCTTTCGTTATCAGAAGCAACAAGTAGAGGGAGAGGTGGACTACAGCAGCAACAATGCGAGTGTGAAAGTGAAAGCAGAGAAGATAATGAATGGGTGGTGGTCAATTTTTACCAGTTTGTGTTGATCAAAGACGCGGAGGCAGAAGTGGCCAAGCATCTCAATTTCTTGAAGGGGCGTGATATACGTGGGCGGATATATGTGAATGAACAAGGGATAAATGCGCAG TACAGTGGGCCGTCAAGAGACGCGCTTGCTTATGTTGAATGGGTGAGAGAGGATGAGAGATTTGCCAACTGCTTGGTGCAGATTTCTGCAGCACCAACTGGGCATGCCTTTCCAAAACTCAAGCTGCGGTATAAGCCTTCACTGGTTCAG TTAGAAGGAGGTATTAGTCATCTTCCTTTGCTGGACCCTTCAATGCGAGCTACACCTCTAGCACCATCCGAGTGGAGGAAAAGATTGGAGGCAGCGAACGGCAGCACTACTGCTGATGCATCAACTCAAAATCCTAGACCAAACTATATTCTATTGGATGTTAGAAACG GTTATGAGTGGGATATTGGTCATTTCAGTGGGGCTCGACGGCCAGATGTGGACTGCTTCAGGAGCACTTCGTTTGGGCTATGCCAACCAGAG GTCATTGCTGCAGATCCGTTAGCCAACGTTGATAAAGAAACAGATATATTGATGTATTGCACTGGAGGTATCCGTTGTGATGTATATTCCACGATCCTAAG ACAACAGGGCTTTCAAAATTTATACACCTTAAAGGGGGGTGTCTCTCATTACCTAAAAAATGAAGGTCCTCTCCAGTGGGTTGGgaatttgtttgtgtttgactcCCGTCTTTCTCTCCCACCTGCTGCCTACAAGCCTGAAGCCATAACTGAACCAAACAGAGTTGAAGTTTCAGAGAACAATACATTTGCCAGATGCTATATATGTGGTTTAGAAGTCTGTGAGTTACGGCATCGAAACTGCGCAAATCTTGACTGCAACCTACTTTATCT ATGCTGTATGAACTGTGTTGAGGATTTAAGAGGATGTTGCTGTTCAAAGTGCACAACTGCTCCTCGACTTAGACCTGTTCTTCAGGGTCCCCATAGATATGAAAAATGGCACACGTACCGGGATTTGATATCACAAAGCAAGTCGACAGCTTGA
- the LOC121048764 gene encoding beta-amyrin 28-monooxygenase-like has protein sequence MLILGSGTEHEVAVELPPGSTGWPIIGETLEYLRTAKQGVPEKFIVDRRNKHSSCKVFKTSLLRESMAVMCTAAGNKFLFSNENKLVKSWWPANFEKIFANSEKTDTTQESIRLRKVLSPFLKPDALHRYIGVMDEVTKQHLDVYWSFSLFDYEKEDDEIVIIKVHPLAKKYTFTLACRLFLNIDDPKLVAKLEEPIRHISSGFISLPLDFPGTKFNRAIRASKQIKKEIEKMIKQRRIDLHLHLLETSSDHEVAAAAFDHQDLLSRLLMETYSDGEEMKESDIANKLYGFIVGAYDNISTTLVSIVMHQSQLPHFYDTVLKGK, from the coding sequence ATGTTAATCCTAGGCAGCGGCACCGAACATGAAGTGGCCGTTGAGCTGCCACCAGGAAGCACTGGTTGGCCAATCATTGGTGAAACCCTAGAGTATCTACGCACAGCCAAACAGGGTGTTCCTGAAAAGTTCATAGTGGACAGGAGGAACAAGCACTCATCCTGCAAGGTGTTCAAGACCTCACTGCTGCGTGAATCTATGGCCGTGATGTGCACTGCAGCTGGAAACAAATTCCTATTTTctaatgagaacaaactcgtcAAGTCTTGGTGGCCTGCAAATTTCGAAAAGATCTTTGCCAACTCTGAGAAAACAGACACCACCCAAGAGTCCATTCGATTGCGCAAAGTTTTGTCTCCGTTTCTCAAGCCTGATGCTCTCCACAGGTACATAGGGGTCATGGATGAAGTCACCAAACAGCATTTGGACGTGTATTGGTCGTTTTCATTATTTGATTATGAAAAAGAAGACGATGAAATCGTGATCATAAAAGTTCACCCGCTTGCAAAGAAGTACACCTTCACATTGGCATGCAGACTCTTCTTAAACATTGATGATCCAAAATTAGTTGCCAAACTAGAGGAGCCAATTCGGCATATATCTTCAGGGTTCATTTCTTTGCCACTAGATTTTCCAGGCACAAAATTCAACCGAGCCATTAGAGCATCCAAGCAaatcaagaaagaaattgagaaaatgaTTAAGCAGAGAAGGATAGATCTCCATCTTCATCTTTTGGAGACAAGTAGTGATCACGAGGTTGCTGCAGCAGCTTTCGATCATCAAGATTTGTTGTCTAGGTTGCTGATGGAGACATATAGCGACGGGGAAGAGATGAAGGAATCAGACATTGCCAACAAGTTGTATGGCTTCATAGTCGGTGCTTACGACAACATAAGCACTACTTTGGTCTCCATAGTCATGCATCAGTCGCAGCTTCCACATTTTTATGATACCGTACTTAAAGGTAAATAG
- the LOC112180027 gene encoding rhodanese-like domain-containing protein 8, chloroplastic isoform X3, whose translation MRSGPSRDALAYVEWVREDERFANCLVQISAAPTGHAFPKLKLRYKPSLVQLEGGISHLPLLDPSMRATPLAPSEWRKRLEAANGSTTADASTQNPRPNYILLDVRNGYEWDIGHFSGARRPDVDCFRSTSFGLCQPEVIAADPLANVDKETDILMYCTGGIRCDVYSTILRQQGFQNLYTLKGGVSHYLKNEGPLQWVGNLFVFDSRLSLPPAAYKPEAITEPNRVEVSENNTFARCYICGLEVCELRHRNCANLDCNLLYLCCMNCVEDLRGCCCSKCTTAPRLRPVLQGPHRYEKWHTYRDLISQSKSTA comes from the exons ATGCGCAG TGGGCCGTCAAGAGACGCGCTTGCTTATGTTGAATGGGTGAGAGAGGATGAGAGATTTGCCAACTGCTTGGTGCAGATTTCTGCAGCACCAACTGGGCATGCCTTTCCAAAACTCAAGCTGCGGTATAAGCCTTCACTGGTTCAG TTAGAAGGAGGTATTAGTCATCTTCCTTTGCTGGACCCTTCAATGCGAGCTACACCTCTAGCACCATCCGAGTGGAGGAAAAGATTGGAGGCAGCGAACGGCAGCACTACTGCTGATGCATCAACTCAAAATCCTAGACCAAACTATATTCTATTGGATGTTAGAAACG GTTATGAGTGGGATATTGGTCATTTCAGTGGGGCTCGACGGCCAGATGTGGACTGCTTCAGGAGCACTTCGTTTGGGCTATGCCAACCAGAG GTCATTGCTGCAGATCCGTTAGCCAACGTTGATAAAGAAACAGATATATTGATGTATTGCACTGGAGGTATCCGTTGTGATGTATATTCCACGATCCTAAG ACAACAGGGCTTTCAAAATTTATACACCTTAAAGGGGGGTGTCTCTCATTACCTAAAAAATGAAGGTCCTCTCCAGTGGGTTGGgaatttgtttgtgtttgactcCCGTCTTTCTCTCCCACCTGCTGCCTACAAGCCTGAAGCCATAACTGAACCAAACAGAGTTGAAGTTTCAGAGAACAATACATTTGCCAGATGCTATATATGTGGTTTAGAAGTCTGTGAGTTACGGCATCGAAACTGCGCAAATCTTGACTGCAACCTACTTTATCT ATGCTGTATGAACTGTGTTGAGGATTTAAGAGGATGTTGCTGTTCAAAGTGCACAACTGCTCCTCGACTTAGACCTGTTCTTCAGGGTCCCCATAGATATGAAAAATGGCACACGTACCGGGATTTGATATCACAAAGCAAGTCGACAGCTTGA
- the LOC112175750 gene encoding cytochrome P450 716A1, which translates to MKLHLHWNMYATHKNPDYFPDPEKFDPSRFQGQGQGPAPYSYVPFGGGPRMCPGKEYARFKILVFMHNVVTRFKWEMVFPDEKMIMDPVLIPTKGLPIRLFPHNHHHD; encoded by the exons ATGAAG TTACACTTACACTGGAATATGTATGCCACACATAAAAACCCGGATTACTTCCCGGATCCTGAGAAGTTCGACCCGTCAAGGTTCCAAGGACAAGGACAAGGACCAGCTCCTTATTCATATGTTCCTTTTGGAGGAGGACCTCGGATGTGCCCTGGAAAAGAGTATGCTCGATTCAAAATACTAGTTTTCATGCATAACGTGGTCACTAGGTTTAAGTGGGAGATGGTTTTTCCGGACGAGAAAATGATCATGGACCCTGTTCTTATTCCTACCAAAGGACTTCCAATTCGCCTCTTTCCTCACAATCATCATCATGATTGA